From Cryobacterium sp. GrIS_2_6:
GAGCGACTGGTAGGCCTCCACGACGATCCGGCCGTGCACGGCTACGGCGTCGAGGGCGGCGGGGATCGCACGTTCGAGAACGGAGAGTTCTTGGTTGACCTCGATGCGCAGGGCCTGGAAGACCCGCTTCGCCGGGTGTCCGGTGCGCTGGACGACGACGGGGGTGACCTTCGTGAGGATCGCGACGAGCTCGGCCGAGCGGACGAGCGGAGCGGTGGACCTCGCCTCGACGATGGCCTCGGCGTAGCGTGCCGCGAGTTTCTCTTCGCCGTACTCGTGGAAGATCCGGCGCAGTTCGGACTCGCTGTACGTCGCGAGGATGTGCTCCGCCGTCAGGTCGCTTGTGTTGTCCATCCGCATGTCGAGCGGGGCGTCCTTGGAGTATGAGAAGCCGCGTTCGACCCGGTCGAGCTGGAGCGAAGAGACTCCGAGGTCGAAGAACACGCCCTGGACCTCTGCAATGCCGAGGGAGTCGAGGGCGTCCTGGATGCCGTCGTAGACGGTGTGCACGAGGTGGATCCGGTCGCGGAACGGCTTGAGGCGTTCCTCCGCGATCGAGAGGGCCTCGAGGTCACGGTCGAGGCCGACGAGGGTGAGTCCTGGGAAGCGGGTCAGGAAGGCTTCGGAGTGCCCGGCCATGCCGAGGGTCGCGTCGACGAGCACGGCGCCCGGCTGGTCCAACGCCGGCGCGAGGAGCTCGACACAGCGTTCGAGCAGTACGGGGGTATGGATTTCGTCGATGTTCATGGTCCCGGGGAGTAGTTCCTGGATCCTGATCCCCATCCGGCAGTCCTGGCACCGGGGAAGTGTGTCAGGGCGTACGGCTGGGAGTCAGGCGCCAGGTTCTAGAAGAGTCCCGGAATCACCTCCTCCGTGGTGTTGGCGAACGAGGTTTCCTGCTCGGCGAGGTACAGGTCCCAGGCCTCGGTGTCCCAGATCTCGACACGGTCGCCCGCGCCGATCACCGTGAGTTCGCGGTCGAGGC
This genomic window contains:
- the rsmH gene encoding 16S rRNA (cytosine(1402)-N(4))-methyltransferase RsmH; the protein is MNIDEIHTPVLLERCVELLAPALDQPGAVLVDATLGMAGHSEAFLTRFPGLTLVGLDRDLEALSIAEERLKPFRDRIHLVHTVYDGIQDALDSLGIAEVQGVFFDLGVSSLQLDRVERGFSYSKDAPLDMRMDNTSDLTAEHILATYSESELRRIFHEYGEEKLAARYAEAIVEARSTAPLVRSAELVAILTKVTPVVVQRTGHPAKRVFQALRIEVNQELSVLERAIPAALDAVAVHGRIVVEAYQSLEDRIVKKALARASTSSAPAGLPIELPEHKPLFTQLIRGAELASEEEKARNPRATSVRLRAAERLRRAG